The Pseudomonas orientalis genome contains a region encoding:
- a CDS encoding DUF3320 domain-containing protein: MDDIVQPLTPQEEAPPKEVKVLATLVAKLNLADFQNAIPVIRELRISNETNNRFANATLTLSSAPEVFKSKIWRIDEIAADSFRVIPGLDLVLDGPLLSRLTESEMSTFTFVLEADDKEAESGRKEVARLEQVVDLLPRNQWGGLRHIPDMTAAFVQPNDAAVERLLKQAAELLRLSDKPSALDGYEGGPKRAWQLASAVWGAVARMKLDYALPPASFEQSGQKIRSPSQLADSGLATCLDLTLLFCAALEQIGLNPVIVFTHGHAFAGLWLKPEEFTTAVVDDVTAVRKRVKLQELVLFETTLITHASIPPFSYAVEMGTKQVAEDAESVFEMLLDIRRARLQRIKPLASSEAQIARVAVAESDEAPSLLVEEGIGIADDNIKVQVEDLSKLDPADRLGRWQRKLLDLSLRNNLLNFKMGKRALKLESPDPGALEDILASGQSLKLLTRPDLMDGADPRERTLYEQREREDVRRRHAEDALKRREVFVALTSAEMDVRLTELYRSARTALQEGGSNTLFLAIGFLSWTREDRAGQKYKAPLVLVPVTLERKSARSGFTMVLHDDEPRFNPTLIEMLRQDFELGLGSLEQELPRDDSGLDIVGIWNKVGHAIKDIAGWELNEDVVLSMFSFAKYLMWKDLAENAEHLRQSPVVQHLLDTPRDSFISDTPFPEAESLDRDYGPTDVFCPLPSDSSQLAAVMAAAKGKDFVLIGPPGTGKSQTISNMIAQSIAQGRRVLFVSEKIAALDVVYRRLREIGLGEFCLELHSSKARKTDVLAQLQSAWEAKGQVDAAAWEVEAQRLASLRDSLNIYVERLHRRHRNGYTIYDAIGTVTSGVDEAVAPLGWPSPETHDQKAMLELRELGDRLEVNAQAVGYSQLAGNALSGVGQAEWSPHWQQQFVQAARDVLPAVLEVQRAADRFVELSGLPVTEYTPTALEGLSILSRALPAAAGHDWRFALRPDARSISKRLSDGCTWVDEHRDINSRLSSLWSSRIIAEAKQGIDLLQQRRATFVDLGSAWPENVTDVLGQAVTLLCQIDDLKHQLTASYVDAIEVLDTELLLREWKDAEESFWPKSWFGKRRIAGLLAPTQTSTGEVDNGKDLATWVEIRSVRRAIDELEPGHECVAVWQGAKSEATHLATAIKLQEAMRLQKSNSAWIDDGLQLVEQGQLGDGLKEELRRLRALTRLDAGLDELVDLSSATSSLWSGLTTDIDVLTAALRFQAERRGIEERGRLVDDHPHVEEGRCGSSLKADFELLKNRAAVERELVDLADLREIVPVWNDLKTKVDVVRSAAAFQGEMATAVAKLALNPEQVAAYKTSLQTLLGDGNALLEPEAAIANAGVALREKLELLQARAAHLTAVGHFTEMGVIETAHLALSDIKTNCETVVSSESRLKAWCAWRKVRDEAYAVGLAPIVQSMETGAISSGKVRRVLEVNYARWWLNTTVDNEEVIRTFVSVEHEQRIRDFRALDDKFTELTKDWLRARLCSDLPSQDSVSRSSEWGVLRHEMGKKTKHIPLRELMSRAPEALTKLTPCLLMSPLSIAQYLPPASTPFDLVIFDEASQIPVWDAIGAMARGKQVVMVGDPKQLPPTSFFNRAESTAEDEDVEADLESILDECISANLPMRNLNWHYRSRHESLIAFSNQRYYQSKLVTFPSPFTADKAVRLCPVPGVYDKGGSRTNLIEARYLVADLVARLQSPAFRESGRTVGVVTFNGEQQKLIMDMLDEACRKDPSLDSYFAESELEPVFVKNLESVQGDERDIIYFSTTYGKDAAGVLSMNFGPMNRPGGERRLNVAITRARQELVVFSTLRPEHIDLARTQAIGVRDLKHFLEFAERGPRALAEADFGSVGSFDSPFEEAVAAALAKKGWQIFTQIGVSSFRIDLGVVHPDAPGRYLAGIECDGATYHRSATARDRDKLREFVLRGLGWEIVRIWSTDWWVDAIGTAEKVHQRLNEILADSRAKQAVIDATQEAERLKIDAAMAEVVEVASQVTVVATVDSVVESNDPSGALPDLKYAKAASITPDEDVLAFARPLEYLIYKEADPRQAVGLVDPDQFFEASYTETLEQMIAHVVAEEGPVLDTALARRIARAHGWVRTGSRIRDRVDQIARARFRSHEEEQTGVFFWPTHIESDTSVVFRKPGDEDSTRGLSEICLPELRALVDEMVQRGHEGESLIYAVAKEAGVSKLAHAGRQRIEKAIRQTAE, encoded by the coding sequence ATGGACGATATCGTTCAGCCCCTCACACCCCAAGAAGAAGCCCCGCCTAAGGAAGTAAAGGTCCTTGCCACCTTGGTAGCAAAGCTAAATCTTGCAGATTTCCAGAACGCTATCCCTGTGATTCGCGAGCTTCGTATCTCGAACGAAACGAATAATCGTTTCGCCAATGCCACTCTTACGCTTAGCTCTGCCCCCGAGGTATTTAAGTCCAAGATCTGGCGGATCGACGAGATCGCTGCAGATAGCTTCCGGGTCATACCTGGGCTTGATCTTGTCTTGGACGGCCCGTTGTTGAGTCGCCTGACAGAGTCAGAAATGTCGACCTTTACATTTGTCCTCGAAGCCGATGACAAGGAGGCGGAGAGCGGTCGCAAGGAAGTTGCTCGGCTTGAACAGGTCGTAGACCTTTTGCCCAGAAACCAGTGGGGCGGATTGCGGCATATACCAGATATGACTGCGGCTTTTGTTCAGCCGAATGATGCAGCGGTTGAGCGGTTGCTCAAGCAGGCGGCCGAGTTGCTTCGTCTTAGCGATAAGCCGTCGGCACTTGATGGATATGAGGGTGGCCCCAAAAGAGCTTGGCAGTTGGCGTCGGCAGTGTGGGGCGCGGTGGCGCGCATGAAGCTCGACTATGCGTTGCCGCCGGCCAGCTTTGAACAATCAGGACAGAAGATTCGTAGCCCCAGTCAGCTTGCTGACTCCGGGTTGGCTACTTGTCTCGACCTGACTCTGCTTTTCTGCGCAGCATTGGAGCAGATTGGTCTTAACCCCGTGATCGTATTCACCCATGGCCATGCTTTTGCTGGTTTGTGGCTTAAGCCAGAAGAGTTTACGACTGCCGTGGTGGATGATGTCACTGCAGTACGTAAGCGGGTGAAGCTTCAGGAGCTCGTGCTGTTTGAGACCACTCTTATTACCCACGCCTCGATACCGCCATTCTCTTATGCGGTAGAGATGGGCACGAAACAGGTAGCCGAAGACGCTGAAAGTGTTTTCGAGATGCTGCTAGATATCCGTCGCGCCCGTTTGCAACGTATCAAACCGCTCGCCAGCTCAGAGGCCCAGATTGCACGTGTCGCCGTTGCTGAGTCTGATGAAGCCCCATCGCTTCTTGTGGAGGAAGGGATTGGCATCGCCGATGACAATATTAAGGTGCAGGTTGAGGATCTGTCTAAGCTCGACCCAGCAGATCGCCTCGGCCGGTGGCAGCGAAAGCTTCTGGATCTGTCGCTTCGAAATAACTTGCTCAATTTCAAAATGGGTAAGCGAGCGCTGAAGCTTGAATCTCCTGATCCCGGTGCTCTCGAGGACATTCTTGCAAGTGGACAGTCTCTGAAGCTGCTTACCAGGCCTGACCTGATGGATGGCGCAGATCCGCGTGAGCGCACACTCTATGAACAGCGTGAGCGAGAAGATGTTCGCCGTCGTCATGCTGAAGATGCTCTCAAGCGTAGGGAAGTATTCGTTGCGCTGACGTCCGCCGAAATGGATGTCCGGTTAACTGAGTTATATCGAAGCGCTCGTACTGCTTTGCAGGAAGGTGGCTCCAACACGCTTTTCCTGGCTATCGGTTTTCTTAGCTGGACGCGTGAGGATAGGGCCGGACAAAAGTACAAAGCGCCACTGGTCTTGGTTCCTGTCACTTTGGAGCGTAAGAGTGCGCGTTCTGGATTCACCATGGTGCTGCACGATGATGAGCCTCGTTTTAACCCGACTCTGATCGAGATGCTGCGTCAAGACTTTGAACTGGGCTTAGGTTCGCTGGAGCAGGAACTGCCTCGGGACGACTCCGGTCTGGATATCGTAGGCATTTGGAACAAAGTTGGTCATGCGATTAAGGACATCGCTGGCTGGGAGCTTAACGAGGACGTTGTGCTCTCGATGTTCTCATTTGCCAAGTATCTCATGTGGAAGGATCTTGCCGAGAATGCAGAGCACCTTCGACAGAGTCCAGTAGTCCAGCATCTTCTGGATACGCCACGCGATTCGTTCATCTCCGATACCCCGTTTCCGGAGGCTGAGTCTCTGGACCGTGATTACGGCCCGACTGATGTGTTCTGCCCACTGCCATCTGATTCATCTCAGCTTGCGGCTGTGATGGCCGCAGCCAAGGGTAAAGACTTCGTTCTCATCGGCCCACCTGGCACGGGTAAAAGCCAAACGATTTCCAACATGATCGCCCAGTCGATCGCTCAAGGGCGCCGGGTGCTGTTCGTGTCTGAGAAAATTGCTGCCCTGGATGTCGTGTACCGGCGCTTGCGTGAAATCGGTCTGGGTGAGTTCTGCCTTGAACTTCACTCCAGCAAAGCTCGGAAAACGGATGTCCTTGCTCAGTTACAGTCGGCTTGGGAAGCGAAAGGGCAGGTAGATGCTGCCGCATGGGAGGTGGAAGCGCAGCGGCTCGCGTCCCTGCGTGACAGCCTCAATATTTATGTCGAGCGTCTGCATCGCCGGCACCGCAACGGCTACACCATCTACGATGCCATCGGGACGGTGACATCGGGTGTTGATGAGGCAGTAGCTCCACTTGGTTGGCCATCTCCGGAAACGCATGATCAGAAGGCCATGCTTGAACTTCGAGAGCTGGGCGACCGCCTTGAAGTGAACGCACAGGCTGTGGGTTACAGTCAGCTGGCAGGCAACGCTTTGTCAGGGGTAGGCCAAGCAGAGTGGTCGCCTCATTGGCAGCAACAATTCGTGCAGGCGGCTCGTGACGTGCTTCCCGCTGTGCTTGAAGTCCAGAGAGCTGCCGATCGCTTTGTTGAGCTGTCTGGGCTTCCTGTTACGGAGTACACCCCAACAGCGCTTGAGGGGCTATCGATCCTTTCTCGAGCACTTCCTGCTGCCGCTGGGCATGATTGGCGTTTCGCACTGCGCCCCGATGCTCGCTCGATTTCTAAACGTCTGAGTGACGGCTGCACTTGGGTCGACGAACACCGGGACATTAACTCCAGACTCTCATCCCTCTGGTCCTCTCGTATTATTGCTGAAGCTAAACAAGGCATTGATTTGCTGCAGCAACGCCGCGCTACGTTCGTTGATCTAGGCTCGGCCTGGCCAGAAAATGTCACTGACGTTCTCGGGCAAGCTGTCACATTGCTGTGTCAGATAGACGACCTCAAGCACCAGCTAACGGCGTCCTACGTTGATGCGATTGAAGTACTTGATACCGAACTCCTGCTGCGCGAGTGGAAAGACGCGGAGGAGTCTTTCTGGCCTAAGTCTTGGTTCGGAAAACGCCGCATCGCTGGGCTATTGGCTCCGACGCAGACGTCAACAGGTGAAGTCGACAATGGCAAGGATCTCGCTACTTGGGTAGAGATTCGGTCGGTGCGTCGAGCAATCGATGAGCTGGAGCCAGGTCATGAGTGTGTTGCTGTTTGGCAAGGTGCCAAATCCGAAGCAACGCATCTCGCGACAGCGATCAAGCTGCAAGAGGCTATGCGGCTTCAGAAAAGTAATTCTGCCTGGATCGATGACGGCTTGCAGTTGGTTGAGCAGGGCCAGCTAGGTGATGGCCTGAAGGAGGAACTCCGCCGGCTGCGTGCGCTGACTCGTCTCGATGCTGGGTTAGATGAGCTGGTTGATCTCAGCTCAGCAACTAGCTCTCTCTGGAGCGGTTTGACCACGGATATTGACGTGCTGACTGCAGCTCTGCGCTTCCAGGCTGAACGACGTGGCATAGAAGAACGCGGTCGGCTTGTCGACGACCATCCTCATGTAGAGGAGGGGCGTTGTGGCTCGTCGTTAAAAGCTGATTTTGAGTTGCTCAAGAACAGAGCAGCAGTTGAGCGAGAGTTGGTGGATCTGGCCGATCTGCGAGAAATCGTTCCTGTCTGGAATGACTTGAAAACGAAAGTTGATGTCGTGCGTAGTGCGGCAGCGTTTCAGGGGGAGATGGCTACCGCGGTGGCGAAGCTGGCACTCAATCCTGAGCAGGTCGCGGCCTACAAAACATCGCTTCAAACTCTGTTGGGGGATGGTAACGCACTACTTGAACCGGAGGCTGCTATAGCCAATGCCGGTGTTGCTCTTCGAGAAAAGCTTGAGTTGCTACAGGCGCGAGCGGCGCACCTGACGGCTGTCGGTCATTTCACCGAAATGGGCGTCATCGAAACTGCTCACCTGGCGCTAAGTGATATCAAGACAAACTGCGAAACTGTCGTCTCGTCTGAATCGCGCCTTAAGGCATGGTGCGCTTGGCGGAAGGTTCGCGATGAAGCCTACGCTGTCGGCCTGGCGCCGATTGTTCAATCGATGGAAACAGGAGCCATCAGCTCTGGAAAAGTCCGTCGTGTATTGGAAGTAAATTACGCCCGCTGGTGGCTGAATACGACGGTCGATAATGAAGAGGTGATCCGGACGTTCGTCAGCGTGGAGCATGAGCAACGAATTCGCGATTTCCGGGCTTTGGATGACAAGTTCACCGAGTTGACCAAGGACTGGCTCCGGGCTCGGCTATGTTCCGACCTACCAAGCCAAGACAGTGTAAGTCGCTCTTCAGAGTGGGGCGTTCTGCGACATGAGATGGGCAAGAAGACCAAGCACATCCCATTGCGGGAGCTAATGAGTCGTGCGCCAGAAGCGCTAACCAAGCTGACTCCATGTTTGCTCATGAGCCCTCTATCCATTGCTCAGTATCTGCCTCCTGCCTCGACGCCGTTCGATCTCGTTATCTTCGATGAGGCATCTCAAATACCTGTCTGGGATGCCATCGGCGCAATGGCCCGAGGGAAGCAAGTGGTGATGGTGGGCGACCCCAAACAGCTCCCTCCGACTTCGTTCTTTAACCGAGCGGAGTCGACCGCTGAAGATGAGGATGTAGAGGCTGACCTCGAGAGTATTCTGGACGAGTGCATCAGTGCCAATCTGCCAATGCGTAATCTGAACTGGCACTACCGTAGCCGCCACGAAAGTCTGATCGCTTTCTCGAACCAGCGATACTACCAGTCGAAGCTGGTGACTTTCCCATCACCGTTTACGGCCGACAAAGCAGTACGGTTATGCCCAGTCCCGGGTGTATATGACAAGGGTGGGTCGCGAACAAACTTAATTGAAGCAAGATATTTAGTTGCTGATTTGGTTGCCCGCCTACAGTCTCCGGCCTTCCGCGAAAGCGGGCGGACCGTGGGGGTCGTAACCTTTAACGGCGAGCAACAGAAGCTCATCATGGACATGCTGGATGAGGCTTGCCGGAAAGACCCATCACTCGATTCGTATTTCGCTGAGTCCGAGCTGGAACCTGTGTTCGTCAAGAACCTTGAGAGCGTTCAAGGCGATGAGCGAGACATCATCTATTTCTCGACCACCTACGGAAAAGACGCTGCCGGTGTGCTTTCCATGAACTTCGGTCCGATGAACCGCCCTGGTGGTGAGCGTCGACTGAACGTGGCAATAACCCGTGCTCGCCAGGAGCTTGTGGTGTTTTCGACCTTGCGCCCAGAGCATATTGATCTAGCTCGTACGCAAGCGATCGGGGTTCGAGATCTTAAGCACTTCTTGGAGTTTGCAGAGCGTGGCCCACGGGCTCTTGCAGAGGCTGACTTTGGTAGCGTGGGTAGTTTCGACAGCCCATTCGAAGAGGCGGTTGCAGCGGCCTTGGCTAAAAAGGGATGGCAGATATTTACCCAGATTGGCGTTTCCTCCTTTCGAATAGACCTTGGGGTTGTTCACCCTGATGCACCTGGACGGTACCTTGCCGGGATTGAATGTGACGGTGCTACCTATCACCGCAGTGCGACCGCTCGTGATCGTGACAAGCTCCGTGAATTTGTACTGCGTGGACTTGGCTGGGAGATCGTTAGGATATGGTCGACGGACTGGTGGGTTGATGCAATTGGAACTGCCGAAAAGGTACATCAACGGCTGAACGAGATTCTAGCGGATTCCCGAGCCAAGCAGGCTGTCATCGATGCAACTCAAGAGGCAGAGCGACTGAAAATCGACGCAGCTATGGCTGAGGTCGTTGAGGTAGCAAGTCAGGTTACTGTGGTCGCCACAGTGGATAGTGTGGTCGAATCCAATGACCCCTCAGGCGCGTTGCCTGATTTGAAGTACGCCAAGGCTGCATCTATCACACCAGATGAGGATGTCCTGGCTTTTGCTCGTCCCCTTGAATATTTGATTTATAAAGAAGCCGACCCTCGTCAGGCGGTAGGGTTGGTCGATCCAGATCAGTTCTTTGAGGCGAGTTACACGGAAACGTTGGAGCAGATGATTGCTCATGTCGTAGCGGAAGAGGGACCGGTTCTGGACACGGCGCTCGCAAGGCGCATTGCCCGTGCTCATGGCTGGGTACGAACCGGCTCACGGATACGTGATCGCGTTGACCAAATTGCCCGGGCACGATTCCGTTCACATGAAGAGGAGCAGACAGGAGTCTTCTTCTGGCCTACTCATATCGAGTCGGATACCAGTGTCGTCTTCCGTAAGCCCGGCGACGAAGATTCCACGAGAGGGCTATCTGAAATCTGCCTGCCAGAACTGCGTGCTTTGGTTGATGAGATGGTACAACGGGGGCACGAAGGGGAGTCCTTGATATACGCGGTCGCGAAGGAAGCTGGTGTAAGCAAGCTTGCTCATGCAGGACGTCAGCGAATTGAGAAGGCCATACGTCAAACGGCGGAGTAG
- the pheT gene encoding phenylalanine--tRNA ligase subunit beta gives MKFSEQWLRGWVSPQVDRDALVARLSMAGLEVDSVTPAAGVFSGVVVGEVLSTEQHPDADKLRVCQVSNGAETFQVVCGAPNVRPGLKIPFAMIGAELPGDFKIKKAKLRGVESNGMLCSQAELQVGEGNDGLMELPADAPVGQDIRAYLELEDASIEVDLTPNRGDCLSLAGLAREVGALYNVPVTRPVVASVPAVHDEVRSIEVLAPNACPRYLGRVIRNVDLSRPTPLWMVERLRRADVRSIDAAVDITNYVMLELGQPLHAFDLAEIQGGIRVRMAEEGEKLVLLDGQEVSLRADTLVIADHSRALAIAGVMGGEHSGVSATTRDVFLESAFFDQIAIAGKARSYGLHTDASHRYERGVDWQLAREAMERATGLLLDITGGEAGPITETVNEQYLPSIAPITLRAKSVEQMLGLVIEPAEIEQLLSALGLSISAGGEGQWHVEVPSHRFDISLEVDLIEELARLYGYNRLPVRYPQARLAPQPKAEARAHLPELRRLLVARGYQEAVTYSFIDPKQFELFNPGVEPLLLANPISNDMAAMRSSLWPGLVKALSHNLNRQQDRVRMFESGLRFVGQLDGLKQEPMLAGVVCGSRLPEGWAQGRDAVDFFDVKADVEAVLGFAGALDAFTFLPGKHPALHPGQTARIEREGRLVGFVGAIHPELSKTLGLDRPVFVFELVLAEVASGKMPKFSELSRYPEVRRDLALIADREVAATAVLEVIRENAGEWLTDLRLFDVYQGKGIDPHRKSLAVGLTWQHPSRTLNDDEVNTTTQNILTSLEQRLNATLRK, from the coding sequence ATGAAATTCAGTGAACAATGGCTGCGCGGCTGGGTAAGCCCGCAGGTGGATCGCGACGCGCTGGTTGCGCGTCTGTCGATGGCCGGTCTTGAGGTCGATAGCGTCACCCCGGCCGCCGGTGTATTCAGTGGCGTGGTGGTGGGCGAGGTGCTGAGCACCGAGCAGCACCCGGATGCCGACAAATTGCGTGTGTGCCAGGTCAGTAACGGCGCAGAGACCTTCCAGGTCGTGTGCGGAGCGCCCAATGTGCGCCCGGGCCTGAAGATCCCGTTCGCCATGATCGGTGCCGAACTGCCGGGCGACTTCAAGATCAAGAAGGCCAAGCTGCGCGGCGTCGAGTCCAACGGCATGCTGTGCTCCCAGGCTGAGCTGCAGGTGGGCGAAGGCAACGACGGCTTGATGGAGCTGCCGGCCGATGCGCCGGTTGGCCAGGACATTCGTGCTTACCTGGAATTGGAAGACGCCAGCATCGAGGTCGACCTGACCCCGAACCGTGGCGACTGCCTGTCCCTGGCCGGCCTGGCCCGTGAAGTGGGTGCGCTGTACAACGTGCCTGTCACCCGTCCAGTGGTTGCCAGCGTGCCAGCCGTGCACGACGAAGTGCGCTCGATTGAAGTGTTGGCGCCAAACGCCTGCCCACGTTACCTGGGTCGCGTGATCCGTAACGTCGACCTGTCCAGGCCAACCCCGCTGTGGATGGTTGAACGCCTGCGCCGCGCTGATGTGCGCAGCATCGACGCGGCCGTCGACATTACCAACTATGTGATGTTGGAGCTGGGCCAGCCGCTGCACGCGTTTGACCTTGCCGAAATCCAAGGCGGCATCCGCGTGCGTATGGCAGAGGAAGGCGAGAAGCTGGTACTGCTCGACGGCCAGGAAGTCAGCCTGCGCGCCGACACCCTGGTCATTGCCGACCACTCCCGCGCCTTGGCGATTGCCGGCGTGATGGGTGGCGAGCACAGCGGCGTCTCCGCGACCACGCGTGACGTATTCCTTGAAAGCGCGTTCTTCGACCAGATCGCCATCGCCGGCAAGGCCCGTTCCTACGGCCTGCACACCGATGCGTCGCACCGCTACGAGCGTGGCGTGGACTGGCAGCTGGCCCGTGAAGCCATGGAGCGCGCCACTGGCCTGCTGCTGGACATCACCGGTGGCGAAGCCGGTCCGATAACCGAGACCGTCAACGAGCAGTACCTGCCATCCATTGCGCCCATCACCCTGCGTGCCAAAAGCGTCGAGCAAATGCTTGGCCTGGTGATTGAGCCAGCCGAGATCGAGCAACTGCTGTCGGCCCTAGGCCTCTCCATCTCTGCGGGTGGGGAAGGGCAGTGGCACGTTGAAGTACCAAGCCATCGCTTCGATATCAGTCTGGAAGTCGACCTGATCGAAGAACTGGCTCGCCTGTACGGCTACAACCGTCTGCCGGTGCGCTACCCGCAAGCGCGCCTTGCGCCACAACCGAAGGCCGAGGCGCGTGCGCACCTGCCTGAGTTGCGTCGCCTGCTGGTGGCTCGTGGTTATCAGGAAGCGGTGACCTACAGCTTCATCGATCCAAAGCAATTCGAGCTGTTCAACCCGGGTGTCGAGCCGCTGTTGCTGGCCAATCCGATTTCCAATGACATGGCGGCCATGCGCTCGTCACTGTGGCCAGGCCTGGTCAAGGCGCTGTCTCACAACCTGAACCGTCAGCAGGATCGCGTGCGCATGTTCGAAAGCGGCCTGCGTTTCGTCGGCCAACTCGATGGCCTGAAGCAAGAGCCGATGCTGGCCGGTGTGGTCTGCGGCAGCCGCCTGCCGGAAGGCTGGGCACAGGGCCGCGACGCCGTGGACTTCTTCGACGTCAAGGCTGACGTGGAAGCGGTACTGGGCTTTGCCGGTGCGCTGGATGCATTCACGTTCCTGCCAGGCAAACACCCGGCGCTGCACCCAGGCCAGACCGCGCGCATCGAGCGCGAGGGTCGCTTGGTCGGCTTTGTCGGCGCCATTCACCCGGAACTGTCGAAAACCCTGGGTCTGGACCGTCCAGTCTTCGTTTTTGAGCTGGTCCTGGCTGAAGTTGCCTCGGGCAAGATGCCTAAATTCAGCGAGTTGTCGCGCTATCCTGAAGTGCGTCGTGACCTGGCGCTGATCGCCGATCGTGAAGTCGCCGCCACTGCCGTTCTGGAAGTAATTCGAGAAAATGCAGGGGAATGGCTGACGGACCTCAGGCTATTTGACGTCTATCAGGGTAAAGGCATTGATCCGCATAGAAAAAGCCTTGCAGTTGGCTTGACCTGGCAGCATCCATCGCGCACTCTTAATGACGATGAGGTGAATACCACGACACAAAATATCCTCACCTCGCTCGAACAAAGGTTGAACGCCACGTTAAGGAAGTGA
- the rplT gene encoding 50S ribosomal protein L20, whose product MARVKRGVMARKRHKKILKLAKGYYGARSRVFRVAKQAVIKAGQYAYRDRRQKKRQFRALWIARINAGARVNGLSYSRFIAGLKKASIEIDRKVLAELAVNEKAVFAAIVEKAKASLA is encoded by the coding sequence ATGGCTCGTGTTAAGCGTGGCGTCATGGCCCGTAAGCGTCACAAAAAAATTCTGAAACTTGCTAAAGGCTACTACGGCGCGCGTTCACGCGTATTCCGTGTTGCCAAGCAAGCGGTAATCAAGGCAGGCCAATACGCCTACCGTGACCGTCGTCAGAAAAAACGTCAGTTCCGCGCTCTGTGGATCGCTCGTATCAACGCTGGTGCACGTGTTAACGGTCTGTCCTACAGCCGTTTCATCGCTGGCCTGAAGAAAGCGTCCATCGAAATCGACCGTAAGGTTCTGGCTGAACTGGCCGTGAACGAAAAAGCGGTGTTTGCTGCGATTGTCGAGAAAGCTAAAGCCTCCTTGGCTTAA
- a CDS encoding MerR family transcriptional regulator yields MLEPSHNDELPVIPGKRYFTIGEVSELCAVKPHVLRYWEQEFPQLNPVKRTGNRRYYQRQDVLMIRQIRALLYDQGFTISGARQRMSGDEAKDDTTQYKQLIRQMISELEDVLVVLKK; encoded by the coding sequence ATGCTGGAACCAAGTCATAACGACGAACTACCCGTCATCCCGGGCAAACGCTACTTCACCATCGGTGAAGTCAGCGAGCTGTGTGCGGTAAAACCGCACGTGCTGCGCTATTGGGAGCAGGAGTTTCCTCAACTCAACCCCGTCAAACGCACCGGGAACCGTCGGTATTATCAGCGCCAGGACGTGCTGATGATCCGACAGATCCGCGCATTGCTGTACGACCAGGGGTTCACCATCAGCGGCGCGCGCCAGCGCATGTCCGGTGATGAAGCCAAAGACGACACCACCCAATACAAGCAACTGATCCGCCAGATGATCTCCGAACTCGAGGATGTGCTGGTGGTGTTGAAAAAGTGA
- the pheS gene encoding phenylalanine--tRNA ligase subunit alpha: MENLDALVAQALEAVQSAEDVNALEQIRVHYLGKKGELTQVMKTLGNLPAEERPQVGALINIAKERVTEVLNARKASLEEADLAAKLAAESIDVTLPGRGQASGGLHPITRTLERIEQFFTHIGYGIAEGPEVEDDYHNFEALNIPGHHPARSMHDTFYFNANMLLRTHTSPVQVRTMEANKPPIRIVCPGRVYRSDSDITHSPMFHQVEGLLVDRDINFADLKGTIEEFLRVFFEKELAVRFRPSFFPFTEPSAEVDMECVMCSGKGCRVCKQTGWLEVMGCGMVHPNVLRMSGIDPEEFSGFAFGMGVERLAMLRYGVNDLRLFFDNDLRFLAQFR; the protein is encoded by the coding sequence ATGGAAAACCTGGACGCGCTCGTCGCCCAAGCCCTTGAGGCTGTGCAAAGCGCTGAAGATGTAAACGCCCTGGAGCAAATCCGGGTTCACTACCTTGGAAAAAAAGGTGAATTGACTCAGGTGATGAAGACCCTGGGGAATTTGCCTGCAGAGGAGCGTCCGCAGGTCGGCGCGCTGATCAACATTGCCAAGGAGCGCGTCACCGAGGTTCTCAATGCGCGCAAGGCGTCGCTCGAGGAGGCCGATCTTGCGGCCAAGCTCGCCGCCGAGTCCATTGATGTGACCTTGCCTGGCCGTGGCCAGGCCTCGGGCGGTCTGCATCCGATCACCCGGACTCTGGAACGTATCGAGCAGTTTTTTACCCATATCGGCTACGGCATTGCCGAAGGCCCTGAGGTCGAAGACGACTATCACAACTTCGAGGCGCTCAACATCCCAGGCCATCACCCGGCCCGGTCGATGCACGACACCTTCTATTTCAACGCGAACATGTTGTTGCGCACCCATACCTCGCCGGTACAGGTCCGCACCATGGAAGCGAACAAGCCGCCGATCCGCATCGTCTGCCCGGGCCGTGTGTACCGTAGCGACTCCGATATCACCCATTCGCCGATGTTCCACCAGGTCGAAGGCCTGCTGGTCGATCGCGATATCAATTTCGCCGACCTCAAAGGCACCATCGAAGAATTCCTGCGGGTGTTCTTCGAGAAAGAGCTGGCGGTGCGTTTCCGTCCATCCTTCTTCCCGTTCACCGAACCATCGGCTGAAGTCGATATGGAATGCGTGATGTGCAGCGGCAAAGGCTGCCGCGTCTGCAAGCAGACCGGCTGGCTGGAAGTGATGGGGTGCGGCATGGTCCACCCTAACGTGCTGCGCATGTCCGGGATCGACCCGGAAGAGTTTTCGGGCTTTGCCTTCGGCATGGGCGTTGAGCGTCTGGCCATGCTGCGTTACGGCGTGAACGACTTGCGTCTGTTCTTCGACAACGACTTGCGGTTCCTCGCGCAATTTCGCTAG
- the ihfA gene encoding integration host factor subunit alpha, whose product MGALTKAEMAERLYEELGLNKREAKELVELFFEEIRHALEDNEQVKLSGFGNFDLRDKRQRPGRNPKTGEEIPITARRVVTFRPGQKLKARVEAYAGTKS is encoded by the coding sequence ATGGGGGCTTTGACGAAAGCTGAGATGGCGGAACGTCTGTACGAAGAGTTGGGTCTGAACAAGCGCGAGGCCAAGGAATTGGTCGAGCTGTTTTTTGAGGAGATCAGGCACGCTCTGGAAGACAACGAACAGGTCAAATTGTCCGGTTTCGGCAATTTTGACCTGCGGGACAAACGCCAGCGGCCTGGCCGCAATCCAAAAACGGGAGAAGAAATCCCGATCACGGCTCGCCGTGTGGTCACCTTTCGTCCAGGGCAGAAGTTGAAGGCCCGAGTTGAGGCTTATGCTGGAACCAAGTCATAA